The genome window TTGATTAGTTGAATCGGTTGCAAATGACTCTCTTTTATATTCATCTAAATTCTCTTTTCCAAATGTTTCATTAGACCCCTGCACATGAATTATTACTCAGGCAACAGTAAACACAAAATCCGAAAGAACGAGCACCTTGTCTCACAAAGCCCTCAAGCACGTTTGCGTCGACAATAGTCACAGGTTTTACAATAATTGAGTAATATGTCTTGCAAAGCCATTAATTAAACTCTTGGGAATAATGTAAACTGAAACAATCAATTAATCCTTGCAAGTTTCTTCTTCTGGTTTCAGCAAACTAGTAATTATATATCACTATCATCAAGAACACAACGGGAACCCTAAAAAAGACAGGCAAGTAACTACTTAAATCAAGCACTAAGATCACCTTTCCATTGCCCTCAGTCACAGTAATTGCAAGATGTAGCCGTCCTACTTTAACATTCTGTAGAGACAACCACATGTCATGCCGCTGGCCATCTCTGGACTCATTTAGGTTTATGGAACATTCCCTGAAAATATCATGAGGCCCTACTATCATTATTTCGTTacaaaaagtagtaagaaatttCATATGTTTCGCAGGCTTTAGATCACAAGATCAAATTACCATCACACGATGGAGGACAAGGAATCACCTTGATGTCAGTCATACTACTCttttcaccaaaaaaatttGAACATAAAATATGTAATAGAAAACAGCCTCTAGCTTCTTAACGTTCAGAAGAAAATTTCCTTACGACCCTTGTGGTGTTTAAAATCAAAAGAGACTAACACTACGAcacaagaagaaacaaaaatgaaacCAATTACCACATGCAGAAAATAGAGacaatttaataaaaaattatctGGGCATGGAAGCAAATttcaagagagaaagagagatagTAGAACCACTCTACAAATTATAAACTGAGAAACTCAAAAGATAAGCTTAAATATAATTCTTTGTAGCTGCAGTAAAACCAAACTGAAAATAAGCACGGACCCCATCTTATCATCGACAAAACGATCTTTGTCCCGAACTTCGATTCCAAGAACATTTGGTGACTCCCAGGTACGGATGGGGACCTTAAACTCCTCATGCCATTTTGGAGTTAGTGTCCTCTTCTGCGTCTTCGTCCTAAATCTGTAAGGACCAAGCTGGCCCTTGACATAAGGATCAGCCAATCCTGAAAAACAAAGTAAATGAATACACATGTACATGTCATTGTATATTGTCATTTGTACAAGATGTCATCAACGTGTTTGAGCTCACCATTTAGATCCGAGGGCTTCATTTCAGCTGCTTCAATTACTTCAACAACAGCATAAGCTACAGGCTGCTTCTCATCAATAGAGAACCAGCTTTCTGATGTATCAACAGAAAATTAATAACAAACATATAAAGAGGAATAAGTATTATTTGAGGACTATAAAATATAATACACTCATTGTACTGAAACCATCAACCATATATTTCCcaataattataatacaaaCAAAAACCAAGCTCCTCTGACCCTAATGGACCAAATACATCTACCGATTATTACAGCATGTAGTATTAGTACATTAGTTCCATAATCCTCCAAAAACGCCAATATAAGCATCAGCATCAGACGAATCCCATCAAATCAACAAGATGTTGGCTTACATGCTTAGTTGGACCATTACATGGGAAGAACCCAAGAATGTCTGGAACCTTAAATTGGTAAACTTGGGTCATGAAATTACCTGCTTGCGGTGAAGCAAATTTCTCCATATCAACCACCAACATATTTGGCTGCAAAGTTCCACAAGCATGTTTAGTTGCATTAAGAACACTTCCAACAAATTTTATCCTCATAAATGAACATGAAGAATGAAATGTTAAAAAAGAACGAGATGCAGTAATTTCCTAATCATTGAGAAGATTGCAAATGAAGTATTATAGGTCCAAGAATATTACCTCAACAAGTGTCTGCTCAAAGGCAACAGCCATAAGTTTATCCTAATAAACAGGAAAGTAGACGATTAGTATGAGTTAGATAAACTGGTACACAGACTCGCACGCTTGAGGTACTCACATGCTCTCAGACATACAAAAAGAGACATTTAAACAGATCTTTCCACATTTACTTACCAGCCATCCTGCAATCCCTGGAAGTACAGTAACATCAAGGCCATGGGTGAATATTGGTTTCACAATCATCTGAAAGTATGGTGGCTCAACAAAGCATAGACGCACACGACCAAGGAAGGGCCATTTTCGTATAAACTTCACCCCAACCAAGACCTGAAAACAAAATAgtgaaaattttcataaaaatttGTCTCAGGGCATGAACTATTACGAGAAGTAATCATTTTCCTTGGCAACAAATAGGCTGGTGGAGCATAACTATTAACTACAGCAATTCATTCTATTAGAAGATTACAAATGAGAAATCCTCAGTTGGCAGAAATGAAGCTAAATAGAAAGCAAGTATATGCATTTACGAATATAGTACATGCAGAATTCTCTAGAAACTGGCACGATTCTTCCAAGATGCCATACTGAGGCTAGGACTTGAGAATCGGGTAACCTACCTTTCCTTCGACATGCATGCCTAACAAGTGCAACCTCGCCCACATCCCAAAGCCCAATCTTTTCCGCAGCTTAACTGCAAGCAATGCATTCATATCATCAGCAGTTCGGAAGTTCAGTCCCAACTCTAGTACCTGCAATTGATAAGCAGTATGAGGAAATAAGCGTCAAATGAATCTAACGAAAAATGTGCTAGCAAACTGCTGAAGAGTAGTGCTCTTAACACAAACCACATACCAAGTGATCATCGCCTTTAGATTGATGAAGAACCCTCATTTCTGTAAACATTGGTGGGGATCTCCCCAAGCATAATTCTTGAACAACTCCTTCCTTCTGCAGATATCACGAAGCAATCAAGAGTGATGCGCAGATCAAGACCATATTAGTGTTGCGTGACAACCACAAACTAACCTTCCAAATAGCATCAATAAGACAGACAACTGGAATGCAGAAAACAATAGCATCCTTATATAACCTTTTGATAACGCAACAGAGGAATTTAATTACATACCACAGTCCATGGTTTATACTTTTGCAAGAACCATGGCACAATAGGCAATAATATTTTCTGCGAAACAATCTGCTCCATACAAACAGGCCACATCTTCTCAACGGCATGGTTCAACCACCGTACTGTTTCAGAGTCAGAAAGAATCtgcaaaaagcaaaagaagagggGCCTGAGAACCACTTCTACGGTATCTGTGAAAGAATCTAAATCCTAAAAGTCCCTTCACTTGAAAAGTAGATTTATTACCCATCAGTAACAGCAAAAGCcagaaatcaaagaaaattgtACAATTCAATTCAGTTTCAAACAAACTTTTCATGCCACCTTTCTGCTATCATCTTTCCAACGCATAGTCTATTTCATCACCCACAGTAACCAAAGGAATACAGCTGGAAGAATTTGCTTACAAGTCTTACCTTTCTTTGATTTGAGTTTCTTTTCTCCTCAAATTCCAGTGTCTTCCTCAATCTTACCACATACATCTCATGAACCTTCATCAGTCAAAATCAAAACTTTTAACATCTCAAGCATCCAATCCaaccatcaaaaaaaaaaaacaaaaacaaaaagcatACAAGCTGACTTACCAGAAAAAGATAGACAAAAGAGATAAAGTAGGCAACTGGGTTGCagtaattgaatgaattgagcATCCATAGCACTATCAACACAATGCCTACATGATGTAGTAGTGTTGCCTCCAATACACTTCCCATTTTGCTGCCACgtctaaactttttttttttccttcaagaagaaaggaaaagaaaagaaacaaatttatACACAACCCTGATCCAAATTTATACTAACAAACTCCACAAGAAAGCCAAAATAGCATTAAAAAATCCAAACTATATAGGCATTCCTATGGAACAGGGGCCATATGCAACCGGCGTGAGTCAACACTGGGTTTTGAAGATCTGTGCTTCTGACGCAGTAAAACGGTGTCGTGGAGTTGAAGTATAGTGCGTGGTGGCGGTTTCACAACGACACATGTGGACAGTTGAATGAATGTAAGGAAGTGTTTAGATTAAATGGGAAATAGGATTAGAGAAGGAAGGAGACGATGATAtctataaaaatgaattttaactAGCTATCTACAAAATTAACAGTAAGTTAACTACTTGTACAAGCGTTATTattgtaaaaataaattttttttttttttttgtttttggctttCTTAACAACACCCACAAAATATTTGATGCCAAATTGTTAAGTATACAAAAAGCAAAGATTGCTGTAGTGGCCAAAGCTTATGAGAATGATGAGAATTGAGAAATGAGTTAAATAAAATCAATACAcgtctttaattttttttttagtgtaaataaAATGTTTCGAACTTAGAATTTTCACTGCCACTTAATTCATTCCTTTCCTTCCTGTATACACGCATTTGAACAAACTAATGACTCATATTTGATGTAAATTAAATCACGTTAAACTAGCTTTCTTACGACGACTACACGTATTTGAACAAACTATTGGATTACAACTACAAAATGTAGGCAAACAAAATCATGATGCAAAAAATGTGCGGTAATATGTTGGAAGAGGCGTGTGGTCTGACCAAATTGGAGGCACATGCAAAGCAACTTTTGGAGTAGGCGCAGTGCAAGGGTCGGAGGCAGCAGCGCGTGGTTTAGACCACACGCATGAACTAATAATTTTCATCTTTTGCAAGATGTGGATCTGTTAAAATACGATCCCACCAGCACCTTCTTTGGTGGAAAATTTACTTATTAATAATAAGATTTCTTCCACTGGAATAATGAAAACTTAGGtccatttggattgctattttttgaaatttatgtAGAAATATTTATTATAGAAATTTGAGgcgtgtgagataaaaaagataattaaaaaatacattcatgaaaaacttaaaaattttgCTGTGAAAAACTACAATTCAAACATCACCCTATCGAAAGAAAGACCGGAGAGAAATAGTTTTGATTGCGTAGAATTTGTGTGCGAGTTGATAATAgagataaaaataaatttgaaaataaacatcaGATTAACTACACAggctttattatttattatcgTAAAGATGACTACAAATTGGGATAAAGCAATTGGGATAATTTGGCACTATGACTTGGCAGATAATCTGACAATGGAATCTCCGGTAATATGTGATAACTACAGTAACTGCTATTTCTTGTTTCAGAAAAAAGCTTCATGCTTGCTTAACCGCGTACTAGCTTTTTAACACCCGAATaaggggtttgtttggattgtgaattattagagatatttttactgtaacactttttatgatgtgatgtatatgagataaaaagataattgaaaagataaaaagatgtattgaaaattataatgatgatgtaagcaaatatattttgaaaataaaccacaatccaaacaaacccaaggTCAAGGTTTGGATACAATGGCGGATAAGGTGTCGTGAGGTAGGGCCGGCCGGGAAAAGCGACTGCTTGCCGACGTTGCCATGCTGTCT of Coffea arabica cultivar ET-39 chromosome 5c, Coffea Arabica ET-39 HiFi, whole genome shotgun sequence contains these proteins:
- the LOC113690249 gene encoding C2 domain-containing protein At1g53590, which produces MGSVLEATLLHHVGIVLIVLWMLNSFNYCNPVAYFISFVYLFLVHEMYVVRLRKTLEFEEKRNSNQRKILSDSETVRWLNHAVEKMWPVCMEQIVSQKILLPIVPWFLQKYKPWTVKEGVVQELCLGRSPPMFTEMRVLHQSKGDDHLVLELGLNFRTADDMNALLAVKLRKRLGFGMWARLHLLGMHVEGKVLVGVKFIRKWPFLGRVRLCFVEPPYFQMIVKPIFTHGLDVTVLPGIAGWLDKLMAVAFEQTLVEPNMLVVDMEKFASPQAESWFSIDEKQPVAYAVVEVIEAAEMKPSDLNGLADPYVKGQLGPYRFRTKTQKRTLTPKWHEEFKVPIRTWESPNVLGIEVRDKDRFVDDKMGECSINLNESRDGQRHDMWLSLQNVKVGRLHLAITVTEGNGKGSNETFGKENLDEYKRESFATDSTNQGSFSSVTSEKSLKVADAYEPIDVEGQQGTGIWVHRPGSEVAQIWEARKGKSRILDTHIHGEGVDSAGTFKSTASGSRNNDSKNAEETAGAEKEHSPNAVKRGLHKMSSLFHRGQRSEKSVCVEEPLPPRHINLRSMNSDEIGVKFIVDDPVTAPSAQNIPQPDGKESSEDSGPESPHRGKVKDRAKSILKQSAYGIKHALSRKGSKKFYFESKSQPTERDVSVESTTSEEDLLPSVVYTPRVEPISVVSYPISDHDKDSSSPSKNRIQSPSSDVVKDIVIQEEKVIPESKIGDDESGCIQRNEAIEESKSSPKLPGGDMKVDK